The window GGACGCCACGGCCTACGTAAAGGCCGCCGTGCGGGATGTCAAGAAGCACATCAAGGAGAGCAAGGAGATTACCCGCTGGCTCGGCGTTGGCTATGCCGCCAACGACGACCCGGATGTCCGCGACAACATGGCCGACTACTTCAACTGCGACACCGTCGAGGACTCGATTGACTTTTGGGGCATCAATATTTACTCGTGGTGCGGCGACAGCGACATGAAGACGGCCAGCTTCGGCAAGCAGATGGACTTTTTCCGAAACTACTCTCTCCCTACTTTCTTTGCCGAGTACGGCTGCAACCAGGTCCCGGGCGGTGCCGAGGGCCGGCTGTTTACCGAAACGACGGCTCTGTACTCGGATGAGATGACCGAAGTCCTcagcggcggcatcgtctacatgtactttcaGGAAACGAACGACTATGGTACGCCGCATCGCGCACCCGCCTTCCCTCCCAgttccccctcccctcctgATCATCAatcaccgccgccggtgcgCTCGCTCATCTTCCTCCCAGGTCTTGTCAAGGTTGAAAAGGGCAAAGCCAAGAAGATGAAGAACTTTGCTGCTCTGAAGAAGCACGCCAACGGCGCCCGCCCGACGGCACTGCACATTGACGACTACAAGCCTGCCGGCATGATGCGCCAGTGTCCGGCCGTCACGAGCAACTGGGAGCTGAACAAGGCCCTCCCTCCGACGCCGGATCAGGGTGTCTGCGATTGCATGGTAAAGTCTCTATCCTGCGCGCCAGCATCCGACATTACGGCAGAGAAAATGGGCGAGGTGTTTGGCATCATCTGTGGCAGGGACCCGTCAGCCTGCGTTGGCATCAGCGGCAACCCTGCCACCGGTATCTACGGCGCGTACAGCATGTGTGACGACAAGGCCAAGTTGGCCTTTGTTCTCGATGCCTATCATCAGAAGCAGAACGGTGAAGCCGGGTCCTGCGACTTTGGTGGTGCCGCAGCTCCGCAGACGCCCTCGAAGGACGCCTCTTGCGCGGCGTCCCTGTCCTCCGCAACAGATGTCAACAAGTGGGCTGCGAGTgccacctcgccggccggAAAGGCGACAAAGAGTGAGGAAAACACGGGCGCCCACGGCGTGTCTTTCCCAcccgccttctccgccggTCGCCTGATGATTCGTCTCTACACTGTCGTTGCGCTGAGTGCTGGCGTGGCCGTCATTTTATTCTAATGGTTTAGTTTTACACGTTGATCTGTACAGAATGTCAGTTGGCTGAGACATGGCGCACTCCAACAATTCTGCAGCAGTAAGACGTCATTTTATCGGTAGCATAGTCTTGTTATGACGGATCCTCCGGACAGATGGGTACTGTTGGGAACAAAACTACAAAATAATATCTTCGACCACGAAAAAGGGGAAGGGATATCCGCCATTGTACAAAGTACTCTGTATGCTCTTCGTGTGTAGAACTTGACGTggaatactctgtacacatTCATGCTATGGAATTGTCAAAATTCGGCCTCCCACGTACATCGACAACATCCAAGCAAAATAACTTCATTTATCACGTCCACAGCGTACTCGTGCAAGGATCGCTATGTTGTACGTCATCGAACCATGCCCAAGACAAACATGATATAATGATGCCATCCGGAGGACTGCCCGTCATCGTGTGCGCAGTACGTGGCACTAAATACTATGATAGCGGTACCAGGTACTGCAACCAGGCACCAGCGCCCGTGATATAACTCTAAGCGCATCATACCTGGTGCTAATGTACCTAGCTCTACGGAATATTACAAGTATataatacatgtattacttgcacttacagtacatacaagtacccTACATAGTactgcctacctacctagtacattACTGCAATTGCATGTCTTGTACCTCcaatacaagcaagtacctaagtatgCATGTAGTAGGTAGTATCAAGagacatgtacagtacggatcCCATTtacggtactgtacagtactcactccgtactccgtacttactccgtacggatacagtaCTGCGTAATCTGTTGTCACACTATATGTACCTAGTAGACATAGTAGGTGCTATTATCATATGATGCGACATCTGTATACTTGTACGCTAAGTAAGTACCAAGTATAGTATGTTCTTAGTGCCATacaaatactccgtatttcgTGCTACCAAGTTAATTACTAACCACGAGCCTACTGCTGTACCcaagtatacttatactttagtacctagtacttggcTAGTGCCCTGTTGTTTCAGGGGATCAACAGCCAGCCCACCACCCGTCCAGCCAGCTAGGTTGTCGAAGCGACGTCAGCGTGATTACCTGGACGGACCGAAACCACTCCAGTCAGTTTTCTACACATCAACCTTGGATCGGAGCTGCTGGCTGGCCGTGTTCCTGGGCCTTCCATTTTTATGCATCTGCTTTACTGCGCTGTCTCAATAATTGCCCCGGGGCCAGGTATTCGTGCGGCAAGCGACGCGTGCACCGGCATAGGCCCTCCGTCGTTGATTTGTCACCACCATCCCAGCCATCCCAACCATCTACCGCCAAGTCGACATAGTTCCCCTTGCTATTATCTTCCGGCCGCATCGCCCCTTCTCTAGTATCGATACCTAGGAGCGGGTCCCGCCATGGATTACTCGAGCCTTCATGCCGCGACACTCcgcgatggcgaggatgaggaagcCGTCACGGTCGATACGCGCGCCCTGATCGACAAGGTCCTAGCGAGGTATTCGGGGGACTGGACGACTCTGCGAGAGCTCATACAAaacgccgccgatgcccgaGCAACGACCGTCAGCGTCAAGTGGGAAACGATACCGTCGATACAAGTGCCTTTACCAAACACCACGAACCCGGCCGAGCTGCTGAAGCACACCATATCCCACCATACCCTTCGCAGGCTCGTCGTGCAAAACGATGGCCAGCCGTTTACCAGCACGGATTGGGGCCGCTTGAAACGCATCGCTGAGGGCAACCCCGACGAGACCAAGATCGGCGCCTTTGGCGTTGGCTTCTACTCCGTCTTCGCAGACTGCGAGGAGCCCTTCGTCAGCTCCGGCAGTGAAGCCATGGCCTTCTACTGGAAGGGCAACTCCCTCTTCACCAAAAAGTCCCGTCTCCCGTCGGACAAGGCAAGCCGAAACACGGCGTTTGTGCTAGACTACAGGAACAACACGACGCCTCTGCCGAACCTCCTTTCCGTCAGCCAGTTTCTCGCCACCAGTTTGACATTTGTCGCCCTGCAGCACATCGAATTTTGCATCGATGACCACAAGATACTCTCGCTGAACAAGAAACCGTCCCCCAGCATAGAGCTTCCCCTACCGAAAGATTTGGAAACGCGGACAAAGGACGGCTTCATGAAGATTGCCAATGTGGATCGCACGAGCACGCAGATCGATGCCTCCTACATGAATGTCATCGGCTGGAAGCCGCACCTAGCTgcgtcggccgccaagggGACCGATTCGTACGGCTCGGCCGAATTGCCTTCGTTGAGATCCTTTTTCGCCCGACTtacctcgacgacctcccAAGCCGGCGCCCGGTCAAAGACGCCGAGTGACGAGAGCAACACGCAACCGAAGCTGGCCGAAGATGTGACAAAGCTCAACTCATCCACGATATTCCTGCGCGCCACCTCGGCAACGATAACGACCAACATCTCGGCCtcctttgccgtcgagctcgagcgagcAACAAAGAAACACCCgcccaagacgacgacgctttCCATTCTGACGGCATTCTATGACGAGACGGAGGCATCCACCTCGTTGGCCGGTGACGGTCCGCTTGCGAAATCAACCGACGTCTTCGCATCCGTCATGCCCAGCAAGAAACCTGGCGGCCGAATTTTCATCGGCTTCCCAACCACGCAGACGACAGGGGCCGGGATGCATATATCCGCACAGTCGGCCATTCCGACCGTTGAGCGAGAAGCGATCGACTTGAATGCTCGCTGGGTCAGAACATGGAACGTCGAGCTCCTGCGAGCCGCAGGCATCGTCGCCAGACTCGCCTTTGCCAACGAGATGGACAGCTTGAGCAGAAAGCTCCGTAGGACGGCAGACCCAGGGAAGAAGATCTCGAGCCAGGCCATTGCCAAGTTCTTACCCGAGGCACTCCACACCTTGAAAACCTTCACCTTTGGCGATTCTACCCCTAGCGGACAGATCGGGCAGATAATAGAAGAGGCTTTCTGGACCTGCTTCAAGAAGGCATCCATTGAGACCTACTCGAGCCAGGGCGTGTTGCAGACGACCCAGGTTCGCATCGAGTCCGATGACTTGACCTCCTTCATCGACGGTATCCCGGTCATCCCCAAGGAGTTGAAAGACGCTCCGTTTGTGCGAAAGCTGATCGACTTTGGCCTCGTCTCTCACATTACCGTCACCGATGTCAAGAGAGAGCTCGAAGCCAAAGCTCTGACAAAGGTTCAGGCCATCAATTTCATCTCATGGGCAAGCAAGAAGAGCTTGTCGGGAGAGCTTGACCCCGGAAGCCGGGCTGCTTTACTTGATGTTGCCATTGCTGCCCTTGGTGACGAGAGCGACCAGGGCGAGATTGTGGCTCTCGGAAGCATCAGGAATTTTCAGGTCATCGCAAAAATCCCCGCCCACTTGCCCATTCCGCCCACCACCATCCCGTTCGCCTTCATAGCGAGCCTGCACCCTCCCGAGTTGTGCGCCCTAGGTTGGGAGCCTTTGGATGTCGTTCCGTGGCTGAGGTTCTTGATTGAAACGGCAAGGTCGAGATCGGAGGAAGAGAGCATCACGAGGTCGCCCAAATTTGCCGTTCAGGTCCTCACAGTCCTGTCCAAGAATTGGGATACGATCAATGCCCGCGACAGGGAGTCGGCGGCAACGCTGGTCAAGAGCCACACGGTAATGCCGACAAGAATGGGCATGAGAAAACCCCACGAGTCCTTCTTCCCCTCGGTGAAGCTCTTTGACGACCTACCCGTCATCCAGGGCTGCGAAAAGGTCAAGGACAAGTTTCTGACAGCTGTTGGCGTGCGTAAGACGGTCGACCTCGATACCATCTTCACGAGACTTGTGAATGCCTCTACCGACAGCGGCCAGAAGAAATGGAGCCACGTGGAGCTCATCAGATACCTTGCCTCGGTCTCGAACGATATACCGTCCGAGGACATGAAGAAGCTGCGAGAATCCAAGATTTGCCCGGCCGAAGCTGGCCCGAAAGGGATGGAACCAACAAAGGCCACGACGAAGCTCTTCAAGGTCTCGGAACTGTTCGAGCCCAGGGACTCGCTTCGAATCCTTGGCCTTCCCATTCTACAATGGCCTGGCCCTCCTGCCAGCTTTCGCTTCAACGGCCCAGAGGCTAAATTTCTATCCCTCTTAGGCCTTCGCCCAAGCCCCTCGGTCCCTGAACTTGTAGGCATGATGTCCTCCAAGGATGAGACTCTGCGTACATCGGCCATGACCTACTTCATCGCCAACCACCACACGAACCAGTACGCATCGTTCAACCTTGGGGACACGAAGAGTGCCATACTTCCTCTGGAGGGCAGCGGGAAACTTGTCGCGCCCTCGGCCTGTTTCACGAACACAAGGGCCGCCGTGCTTGGTTTCGATATTCTTCGCCCGGATCTGCACGATCATGCCAACGTACGTTTTTTGAAATCTCTCCGCGACGACACAGCGCTGACCCTTGCCTAGAAATTTGGTGTCCACAGAGATCCTCCGATGATCGAATGTGTGAATCGTTTGCTGGCGCAGCCTCCGAAAGATTCGCGATCGGCAGCCACGCTTTTTGGCTACTTTGCCTCCCGAATTGACGAAGTTCGTGGCAATAGCCTTACGCTTCTTCGGAATGCACCCATAGTTCCTGTCACCCGATCAAGTTTGACCCGCGCCTCGGAGAAAAAAACGGGACAGTTGACCTACATCAAGCCGCCGCATGCCTACCTTGGCACATCCCTTACCTATGGCGAAATCTTTGATTTCGTTGACTTTGGTCAGCAGGCAAACGCCTTCTTGTTCCATTGCGGAGCCAAGAGCGAGCCCACGAAGCTCGAAGTTGCGCGTATGGTGTGCAGTGAGCCGGCAAGGCTGCTCGGCATCCTGCAGAGCCCCGAAAAATATCTCGATCTACTCAAGTCACTTGCCGATGTGTCCTCCGTCCTTCATCGAGATAAAGATCTTTGGCGAAGTTTGAAGACTTCGCCTTGCCTGCTTGCGTACAAAGAAATTGTTGCCCCCAGCAAGGGCGAGCTCATTGACTTGGACGATGAAGAAGCGCCGATCAAGCAGTACCAACTCGCACCAGCCAGTAAGGTTGTCGTTTTGGATGATATCATCAGCTATCGACTTTTCAAGGAACACTTGATCTGCGCACCGGAAGAGGAAGCATTAGAATCCTTCTACCTTCAGCTCGGCGCTCAAAAGTTGAGCAGTCTTGTCCAAGAAGAGGTGCGAATTGGCCAACACACACCGGATCATAAGAACGCCGAGCCTTTGAGGAAGCACGTGCTCGAGAGATCAAAGATTTttctgtacgagtacaacaACGTCCGGCGTGACGCCATCAAGCACGACGCAAAGTGGCTGGAGAAAAACCTCCGCGTCGCCATGGTTCACTCCGTGGCACTACGTCGCACGCTCCAGAACCATCGCGAATCGCATACCGAAAAGAGATCTGCCGCAGGAGCCCACGAGAGGGGATCGTGGACATTATACGTGAGCGGAGCTGGACGGCCCGACATGTACCAGGTCGGTCAAGCAGTTTGCCAGATGCTCCTCAGTCGACCAAACCAGCAAGCATACCTGTTCTTCGAGCCTTTTCTCACATTAGACCTGTACGGTCTTCGCGCCCGAGGGTACAATGTTGATCGTATTCTACGAGCCAAAGCAGCGCAAGCGAGgatcgccgaggaggagaggcggcAAGCCCTTGAAGAGGAGCAAAGGCAGATACAGGAACGAGAGCAAACTTGGTCTCAGCAAGGAAGAGCTGCAAACCCACCCGCGGCCGCACCCGCTGCGAGAGAGATGGCAAGCACACCCGAGAAGACGAGCATGCCTGGCGCTTGGGGGTCGGATGAGCCGGcgaacgacggcggcaacttGAAGAAGTACGGGGGCATATTCTCCAACCTGACCCGTCGTCTAGGGCTTGACACGAAGAACGAGGACGGTGAAGACCAGAAGCAGCTGCAGCAGTTTGTCGATCAGGATGCTCCATCCGCACCTCCCGCTGGCGTGCGGCAGCAGGAGGCCGGCGGTAGTGGCAAGCAGCCTCGGAAGGATGACGGACGAGTGACCAGCCCTGCGGTAGTCCAGCAGAATCTACTCAACGCCATCACCGCGACTCGTGCCCATGGATCCAACAGCGTCTTCTCCCAACCCAGCGTTAGCAAAGTCAAGGAACAGGCAACGTACTGTGAccagtcgacggcgacgaacatCACCTTTATGGCCGAGGCCTCGAACGGGATGAAGGTGTATGTGTCCAAAGACATGACCACTCCGCAGGCCGATTTCTTGTCGGCGAATATTGGGGCAGTCAATACGTTTGCCTCCTTGTTGGTCGAAGTGGGTAACATCTACTCTCTGGCTCCCCGAGTTGTTCACATCTTCTACGACGAATCGGGCGGGACGATCGCCTTCAACACCGGGGGCAGCATATTCTGCAACTTGCGATTCTTCCTTCAGCTCCACGCAACGAAGATTGCCACGGCCGGCGCGAATTCTGGCGCGGCCAAAGCCGAAGCGGCGAgctggtggtgggtggtTTTGGCACACGAGTTGGCTCACAACTTGGTATCGCTGCACAATTCGGACCACAGTTTTTACACGTAGGTCTCGCACTCATACTTTTAACATGATTCAGATGCTGATGGATCGCAGCGAGTCGTTTATCCAGCAGTACCTCGGGAAGATGATTGCGCGAACTACACAGTGGACGCAGAACTCGACTGCTTCAGAGGAGCGCTCCTTGCCtccaccgcctcctccgccatATACACCGAATTCATAGGCAGGGGGAAACCACACATTTGGATAGAGATTGGGGAGGATTGCGGTGCAATGTGCTGTTACATTGTATTTGATGCATTGACCTGTGTTCTTTTACGCGGGCCGGCGGGAAGGGGGTTATTTGTATATTATGAAAGCGGCAATGGATTCTTGCTGCAGCATTAGATATATTCATTACTGCGCTGGTAATGCATACACCTGCAAGCAGACTGTATAGCAAGTATTGCAATACTATGATGTATGTCCTCTGGGGTGACGGTGGTGCATCGAGACGCATGTGACCCATCACGTGACCATGGTTCTTCTCAGGTTGAGCTCCCTCATTCGCAACCACACTCCCAAAAGCCCCCAATTACCTTGTTGGCGATTCCTCAATCAGCACATTCGGTTGCCCATATCGCAAAACCTGTTCTCAGAAAACCTTTGAGCGATTCATTAAGCCCATAATGGTGCACCGTCTCGCCTTCTGGAGCTGCTTCGGTGCGTACAATGAAAGGCCGTCCCAACCAACCAAGAACCCTCTCCAGGGGACGATTTTGCATGGAAAGTTGGGAGGATCATACATGCTAACCACTTCTTTCTCTTCCTAAACAGGCCTCGCCGTGCGCTTCTGGCAAGTCGGCATCGAAATGCGCCCTTTCTTCAACCGATCCTCACTGTGGGCGTATCCAGTGTacgcgctcggcggcgcgagcTTCGGCTACTGGCTGcaaggcgtcgacgaccggcaGACGGCGACTCTCAATGAACGCAAGGCCTTCCTACTCGAGAAGCGGGCGCGCAAGGCACAGCGGGatgcggaggcggcggcggcggactcGTGAGCACTTGTAGCGAGGACCCTTTGGTGGGGAGCGATGGCTATTATATCCAGAAGAGGCCACGATAGGACAGCGGGAGACTGGTCGGGCTGAAAAGGGAGACTGTACATATTGGGAAAGGAATCGAGAGAGGGAGGTCTGAGTTCATGGTCTTTGCGTGTACCATATTGGCGAATAGACCAACTGCGATTCTTTGGACGCCAATTGACACGACTGGGTTTCATTCACCAAGCAAGAAGTGAATGGCCATCCGTCGGGACTGGGACACGATGGTAAATCTCTACACGACCAGGGATGCCTGTCAAATATTTCATGGGCAATCGTATTCGTCAACTGTCTGCGTGGCGGATGCTACCTGAACCGTGATGCTCACAGCTCCTCCATCTTTCGCAGAATGGCCGGCACCGACTTGGGTGGGGTGTTCCCCAGCTctgtgacgacgacggtgatgaATCTGTCCCGGGTGGTGTCGAAAAGCAGCCGGAAGCTCTCGTCGGTGCAGTTTTCGGGATCGATCTCGTTGTAGGTGAGCGAGTCGATGGAGACTCGCTCGGTGAAGTTGATGCTCTCGCACAGAGCGGCGACGCGCACGCCCTGatccgtggcggcggcggcaatgTCGCATGAGCCTGCGCGCGCGTACATGGCACCGTTGCTAAacatggcctcggcggcggcaaggacaagTGTCGCCTCATTCATGTTGGCTCGCAGCGCACCGCTGTCGGTGGCATATACGACGGGgatgtcggcggcgatgagtCTCTTGGCATGATCGATTCCCACTCGCTCGAAAGGGTCGTCGACAAGGATGACCTTGAATTTCTTCCCATCCTCCTTTGCTCGCAACAGCGCTCGCTCGACCAGGTGGTGGTGCGCATAGGTCaggacgacctcgtcgtttTCGATCATGGCCGCTGCCGTcttgacgatgacgaagtCGGCCAAGGTGATGCGTTCCCGAATGAAGCTGTCGATAGACTGACCCAGAAGCTTCTTGGCATCCGAGTCTGGAAGGTCGATGTCAATCTTGCTGATCTGGAGCTTCAGCCAGCGGATGGCGTTGCCCATGGAAAAGCACATGGGGCGACAGGCTGTGAGGTATTCGATTTGGGGGTTGAGAACGTGCGAGGTGAAGTGTCGAGAGAATGTAGCTCCGTGGGGGGTGGTATACGAGTCTATGACCTAGCAAGAGCAAAAGTGTCAGggacggccatgacggacgagggAGCGGACGAGGGCAAGGGACTACCTTTTTGAACGCCAGCAGGGTCGCCTCCAATCGAGTGATGCTATCGCTCATGGCGAAGGTGGCCATTTGCTGGCCCAGAGCGAGCACGACCGGGTGGACATCCTTGTCGGCTTGCGTGATGGTTATCCGCCGGGCCATGGACAGGTGGCTGAAGGACTCGGGGATCCGGGGCTTCGTCTCCttgacgacgggcggcagcACTGACTTGGAGCCTGCTCGGTGTTGGCTCCCGACCTGATGGCCATCGTGCTTGGTCTTTTGCTTCCCGCCTTTGCCGTCAACGGAGGTTCCATGCTGGGCAGAAGCGGCGGGTGCTGGCGTCGTCACTGtgaccttggccgccgctctcctcgccgccttttcTTCCTTTGCTTTCTTTTTGAGTTCGGCGTTGGAcagcttcttctcctcggctACTGCCTCCCCCTTGCTTGCAGGTTCCTTGTCGTTGGGCTGGGCCTTGGTGGGTTGGGCCttgggctgctgctgcttgccGGCTGCCGTGTCGCCGGCCGTTGCAGGCTGGTCCTCTGTCTCCGTCGCCATGAGATGgaagccaaggcggcggcgcgagggATGGTGAGTCGGGCCCGAAACGAGGGGACAAGGAGGGTGTGGCAGGAGATGCTGCCGTGCCGGTCAATTGAGGCAGAGGTTGAAAGCTCTCCGACGACAAGGTAGGACCAGACGTTGGCAACCGAGTGTGTGGCTGTGAGACAATGGGTGCGTGGTGTACAtgaaagtactgtaagtatattaCGGCTGCTTAGGTAGGTTCCTGAGCAAAAGTTTGAGTCAacttaagtaggtgtacttacggaacacttgtaattacagcacagagcaagtactccatacggagtagatCATAACGAAATTAGTTGAAGGCCTGCCAGCATGCACAGCGGTGCTACAGATActgccaaaaaaaaaaaaaaaagaacCACGCTAGTATcaatactccgcacagcgAAAACAGTTCCATCAAGAAATATTGCAggcaaagtacttgtacggagttcttGGTATTAATAGGTAGACAAAGTTACCATAGCACAAACAACACAAAGTAGTTGATACTGCTATGGTTTGCAGTATCCAGTGTTCATCATCGTGGTTAGGTATCGAGACACAATGCGTTGGACAAAAAGGTACTCGGTAGCAATACGCAAAGTTATCACTAGCGGTGATAGCAAAAACAATACAAAGCACAAATAGTGCATGCTGCTACAGTTTGCAGTATCCAGTGATATCATCGTGGCTAGGTACTGAGACACCATGTTTTCCAGAACAAGTCAGGTAGCAATACTTACCCAAAGTTACCATAGCACAAACTACACACATATACTCCGCAGTGCATACCACTATTGTTTGCAGTATCCAATGTTCATCACAGTGGCTAGGTACCGCGATAATTTTTTCGTGTAATGGCAAACCATCCCCCTTTTGTTGCTGCTATTCGTGGCTCGTTAGATAggcgtacctagtacgtgtactccgtaaatagCAGCGactgcacaagtaagtattccGGTCTTGGCAGATGGTCTTGTTCCGCGACAGACTTGACAGACGCATGGGCGACTGGAATAAAACTTTGAAGTTTTAATTTCATCTGTTGCTCTTTTCGGGAAGCACAGCATCCAATGCTACCGAGATTGCGGtggtacttacggagtactccgtacggagtacatgtagatgaTTTTCCACTAGCATTTAGATGTactacatgtagttgtacttgtacttacacgtCTGTGCATGTGTTTACCGATctacaggtacttgcctGTGCCTAGCAATATATACTCTTTGCTACTACATATATGTACTAACCTACACTTGGTGGGCAGGGACCTACAAGTGCTGTGAATGcgctctgtacggagtagtacggagtagatgtgACTTGTACTCCATCTGCATCCATCAAGACGAGGTTTTATCCGCCTCAGTACAGTCCTACACTAAAGAAGCTACCTTCATGTTTGTGCCGGTGTAAACATCTGATCTACCTACTGAGATGGCAAATGGACAGCATGGCACTTCCGTCGGTCTTGTCGGGTGAAATCATGACCCTGACAAAACTTGTACGGTACCGAGTACACGTACGAGCTATCAAAATActttacaagtacggagtacatgtacaatctATTTGCACGACTTCAGCGTCCTGACAGATCGCCAGGGCAGCCACCACGTACTTACCCCTTGCAGCCTCCAATAGTTGAATCTTATCGACATCGGTACGGCTTCTGGTTGGCTTCTGCGGCGCCATCACCCCAACCGAGCCCACTCACACAACTGAGGCGGAAGGAGAAgggctgtactgtacggagtactatttACTAAagttgtattactccgtacttgccgacaagtacttaagtgcctggcactccgtacttgtaccgtacttgGTTGAACATGTCGttagtagttgcaagtaagtagttgtaaaaGTACATGAAAGTACAATGCTTAGTACGTGGGCGCTGTACTTGAACAGGAGAGTGCCTCAAGTGTACACGTGCCCCTACTGTATTTGTACTAaagtacataagtacaactacatgtgcGTTTGTACAGCACTTGACAAGTACATTAATTACTTGCAGGAACACCAAAAATCGTTCAGGGTTCGTGAGAGGAGTACTGGTACGtggctgtacagtacttacatgcatgaGTTCAGcataagtacctagtacggagcactgcacaGAGGCCTTTCCGGAGACGTACAtgttagtactaggtacctagtaattactgaAGCACACCTGCACCTCGCTCATTCACATGGCTACCTAGTACGCTAATCTGTGCAGcctgtacagagtacaaccatgtgtacttactactgcTCACCTTGCGAACTGGTACTTGGATAGTACCGAGCCTATGGCGAGCCATGAAGAGTAAACCAAGTACCGGGAATGTAGTGTATCGCACGTACTCCGGAGGACTCCGGATTCGCGGTACCCATTCGTGCCGGCCTGCTACGTCTCCCCAAGTTCCGACGTCAGGGGCAGGACCGTTACATCGCCCCGACGCAAGCAATCGCAGGCGTCCTACGCAAGACCCAGCTTGTCGGATCTCATCGCAGAGCAGCTAGCAAAGGTTGGGACGGTCCTACATGGTGATGCTGTGCTTGCTGGATCTGACAGCCCAAGCAACCTGGAGCAGCGAGATGGCGTGCCGTGTGCGTATCCGCAACGTGAACCCGGCAGCGTGCACAAGCATGGATGTACGTGCTCTGCGGTCGACGTGCGAATCAGCGTCACTCGTGCCTCGTAATCTGCACGTCCTTTCGTTCACCTCGATGTACTGGCACGGatacacgtacggagcacacagGTAGGCGATGCACCAAAGCGACAATGTGGTGTATCAGCCGCCATGAGCACCAAGGCACTGGTGGACGCATCGAAAGGTGGGTGTGGGTGCCTGCAAGCAAgtggttgtacttacatgcaatACTAACCTTGCCGCATTCGATTACAGTGTGCTGTCGCCTGGCGCCAGCGACTAACGAATTGCTGCGCTTGCTTAACTCTGATttggcggtgccgacgcAGGGCGCAGGTACGGACGGGC of the Drechmeria coniospora strain ARSEF 6962 chromosome 01, whole genome shotgun sequence genome contains:
- a CDS encoding translation initiation factor eIF2B delta subunit codes for the protein MATETEDQPATAGDTAAGKQQQPKAQPTKAQPNDKEPASKGEAVAEEKKLSNAELKKKAKEEKAARRAAAKVTVTTPAPAASAQHGTSVDGKGGKQKTKHDGHQVGSQHRAGSKSVLPPVVKETKPRIPESFSHLSMARRITITQADKDVHPVVLALGQQMATFAMSDSITRLEATLLAFKKVIDSYTTPHGATFSRHFTSHVLNPQIEYLTACRPMCFSMGNAIRWLKLQISKIDIDLPDSDAKKLLGQSIDSFIRERITLADFVIVKTAAAMIENDEVVLTYAHHHLVERALLRAKEDGKKFKVILVDDPFERVGIDHAKRLIAADIPVVYATDSGALRANMNEATLVLAAAEAMFSNGAMYARAGSCDIAAAATDQGVRVAALCESINFTERVSIDSLTYNEIDPENCTDESFRLLFDTTRDRFITVVVTELGNTPPKSVPAILRKMEEL
- a CDS encoding NADH:ubiquinone oxidoreductase kD subunit, yielding MVHRLAFWSCFGLAVRFWQVGIEMRPFFNRSSLWAYPVYALGGASFGYWLQGVDDRQTATLNERKAFLLEKRARKAQRDAEAAAADS